A genomic region of Octopus sinensis unplaced genomic scaffold, ASM634580v1 Contig18751, whole genome shotgun sequence contains the following coding sequences:
- the LOC115231720 gene encoding major centromere autoantigen B-like, which yields MRKCSRLSYDQKREIINYLIDNSSLSLRRVSEIFSSRFKKSISRRAINDLKLNKQKILGINPIYGRSSRFSKLRYSAIDSEIIAWIDYMESIGACLNDEIILSKATEIAALNGLFEFKASKGWLEKFKKRHNVKLRIFHGELGYTADEFKDQIEDFG from the coding sequence ATGAGGAAGTGCTCAAGATTATCCTATGatcaaaaaagagaaattataaattatcttaTTGATAATTCTTCTCTAAGTCTAAGGCgtgtttcagaaattttttcgTCGCGTTTCAAAAAATCAATTTCGAGACGTGCAATTAACGATCTTAAATTGAACAAACAGAAGATTCTTGGAATTAATCCAATTTATGGGAGAAGTTCTCGTTTTTCGAAACTTAGATATTCAGCAATTGATTCTGAAATCATTGCCTGGATAGATTACATGGAATCTATTGGAGCTTGCCTCAATGATGAGATAATTTTGTCGAAAGCAACTGAAATTGCTGCGTTAAACGGTCTCTTCGAATTTAAAGCCAGTAAAGGATGGCTTGAAAAGTTCAAAAAAAGGCACAATGtaaaactaagaatttttcaTGGTGAATTGGGATATACTGCGGATGAGTTCAAAGACCAAATCGAAGACTTTGGATGA